The following nucleotide sequence is from Kiritimatiella glycovorans.
CCCGAGCTTTTCGATATCACGCCGGAGATTCTTACGGACCTCCTTGAGCTGCTGCTGGATTTCAAAGCGTTTGGTGCGGAACTTCTCGATCTCGTCCTTCTGCTCCGGCGAGAGGATGTATTCCTGCTGGTCCTCCCGGGCGCGTTGCAGTTCGCGCAGCCGTCCCTGCAGTTCGCGCAGCTCCTGCTGAAGCCGCTCTTCCTCCGCTTTCCAGCGCTCCTCCGCCCTGCGCTCGAGTTCGCGCACCTTTGTGAACGGGCGGTCGTACGAGCCGCGGCTGCGCAGCCCGATCAGGGCCTCGCTGCCGGTTATCTGTTCGACCAGGTTCAGGGCGAAGTTGAGGTTGTCGTTGAGCGGCCGGCTGGTCGTCTGGCCGAAGAAGTTCATCTCCTCGATGCAAAACCGGTCGTAAAGCATATCCGCATCCCCCACCAGCACCGCGATCGCATCGCCGTCGCTCTGATCGATGTGCGCTTCGGTCTCCTGCGTCTGCTCTTCCGGCTCTCCGTTCCCGTCCTCTTCGCCCGCGGCCTGCGGATCCTCCGGCGGACCGTCCGGGAAGGCGGAGGCGAACGAGCCGCTCACGCGCAGCGCCAGGGTACGGGTCTCCGCCGCTCCGGCGGGGCGCCCGCCGCCGAACTGCGCCTGCATGCCCTGCTGGAGGCGCGCATCGCCGCTCGATTCGATCAGCCGGTCGACCTCTACGCCGTCCTTCGGCGTAACGTCAAACGCCCCGGCGAACGGCATCAGCATGAAGTTCAGACCGCTCGTGGCGGGATCCTCGGGATCGAAGCCGCTCTCGCGCACGCTGAGGAACGTATTGTTGCGTTCGGCGCGCCCCTGCCCCGCCCCGACCATACTGCCCAGCGCCGGGTCCCAGACCACGCCCTGCGCGGAGCGGATGCCCCAGCCTCCGGTCAGGCGGTCCAGGTTCGAGGCCATGCCCTGCTGCATCGCCTGCATCCCGCCCATCGGGCTGGTCATCTGCTGCACGAGGCACATCGGGTCGGTGAACGCCAGCAGCCGGCCGCCGCGCAGCACGAACTGGTCGATCGCGTAGAGCGTCTTTTCGGACAGTCCCGCCGGATGAACCAGCAGGAGGGCGTCGAGGTCTTCCGGGATCGTTTCCGCGGAGGTCTCCACGCGGCGCACCTCCACCTGCTTGCGCAGCTCCTCGACCAGTGCCCACGGGCCGCCGCCGCGCTGCTGCGGGTTGTAGGGATTGCGCGGCGCGCCCATGACGGGCAGCGGGCTGAGTACGCCCAGCACCGGCTGATCCTCGCGCGTGACCTCGTACAGCATGCGCGTCAGGTGGTACTCGAGGCGCGGCTCCATCTGGGGGGCGAGGAACGGCAGGACCGCCTCCTGCTTCCCGCTGACCGCCACCACGCCGAAGTAGAGCCCGGCCGGCGAAAAGGGATCGACGGACTGACTCTCCAGCCCGTAGCGCATCGCCCATTCCTCCGCATCCGAATCGGGCTTCGGATCGTATTTCTCGAGGATGATGCGGCCCCCGGACCGGGCGCGGTACTCCTGGAGCAGATCGTACACCCGGTCCGCGTACTGCCGCAGCGCCACGGGCGTGTCCTCGTT
It contains:
- a CDS encoding Gldg family protein → MSGRASQYHRLAGVTGVFLVLAIVVALNVVFAPLRLRSDMTAENLYTLSEGTGEILSELPRTVTLKFFFSRSNEDTPVALRQYADRVYDLLQEYRARSGGRIILEKYDPKPDSDAEEWAMRYGLESQSVDPFSPAGLYFGVVAVSGKQEAVLPFLAPQMEPRLEYHLTRMLYEVTREDQPVLGVLSPLPVMGAPRNPYNPQQRGGGPWALVEELRKQVEVRRVETSAETIPEDLDALLLVHPAGLSEKTLYAIDQFVLRGGRLLAFTDPMCLVQQMTSPMGGMQAMQQGMASNLDRLTGGWGIRSAQGVVWDPALGSMVGAGQGRAERNNTFLSVRESGFDPEDPATSGLNFMLMPFAGAFDVTPKDGVEVDRLIESSGDARLQQGMQAQFGGGRPAGAAETRTLALRVSGSFASAFPDGPPEDPQAAGEEDGNGEPEEQTQETEAHIDQSDGDAIAVLVGDADMLYDRFCIEEMNFFGQTTSRPLNDNLNFALNLVEQITGSEALIGLRSRGSYDRPFTKVRELERRAEERWKAEEERLQQELRELQGRLRELQRAREDQQEYILSPEQKDEIEKFRTKRFEIQQQLKEVRKNLRRDIEKLGLMLKVINIGAVPLVVAVFGVVHGIRRRRAGR